The Populus nigra chromosome 19, ddPopNigr1.1, whole genome shotgun sequence genome includes a window with the following:
- the LOC133680368 gene encoding NAD(H) kinase 1-like isoform X3, with protein sequence MAIALSGNNICEMLQSWWTQTSIYNARGMIRLMLPCLVCWEVWEERNRRVSEGKSPGECNTDIDAQRVENSTNQPMQRNETNELSENCSTNGLCSHEILHDGETDSQAKAVPNRIMKKASFKLSWRCKGDISDQHKHDIVSFERGNITAAGRSSKQISLKWESDPQTVLIMTKPNSTSVRILCAEMVRWLKEHKKLNIYVEPRVMGELLSESSYFNFVHTWKDEKEVLSLHTKVDLVVTLGGDGTVLWAASMFKGPVPPIVPFSLGSLGFMTPFYSEHYRDCLDSVLRGPISITLRHRLQCYVIRDAAKNEYEMEEPILVLNEVTIDRGISSFLTNLECYCDNSFVTCVQGDGLILSTTSGSTAYSLAAGGSMVHPQVPGILFTPICPHSLSFRPLILPEHVTIRVQVPFNSRSPAWASFDGKDRKQLAAGDALVCSMAPWPVPTACQIDSTNDFLRSIHDGLHWNLRKTQSFDGPRDL encoded by the exons ATGGCTATTGCACTATCAGGCAACAATATATGTGAAATGCTTCAAAGTTGGTGGACTCAGACTTCTATATATAATGCAAGGGGAATGATAAGATTAATGCTTCCGTGTCTTGTTTGCTGGGAAGTTTGGGAAGAACGAAATAGGAGAGTTTCTGAAG GAAAGTCACCAGGGGAGTGTAATACTGATATTGATGCTCAGCGGGTGGAAAACTCGACTAATCAACCCATGCAGAGAAATGAAACAAATGAACTATCTGAAAATTGTAGTACAAATGGGCTTTGCTCTCATGAAATTCTTCATGATGGAGAGACCGACTCCCAAGCCAAAGCAGTTCCAAACAGAATTATGAAAAAG GCATCTTTCAAGCTTTCATGGCGGTGCAAAGGTGATATTAGTGATCAACACAAACATGATATTGTCTCTTTTGAAAGAGGAAATATAACAGCTGCAGGGCGCAGCAGTAAACAG ATTTCTTTGAAGTGGGAATCTGACCCACAGACTGTGCTGATTATGACCAAACCAAATTCAACCTCTGTTCGGATTCTTTGTGCAGAAATGGTCAG ATGGTTGAAAGAGCATAAAAAGTTAAACATTTATGTGGAACCACGCGTGATGGGTGAACTTCTATCAGAATCATCATACTTCAACTTTGTGCATACATGGAAAGATG AGAAGGAAGTTTTGAGTCTGCACACAAAAGTTGACCTTGTCGTGACTCTTGGTGGGGATGGCACTGTTCTTTGG GCAGCATCAATGTTCAAAGGACCAGTTCCCCCAATTGTGCCATTTTCTTTGGGGTCTCTTGGCTTTATGACACCATTCT ATAGTGAACATTACCGAGATTGCCTTGATTCAGTCCTTAGGGGTCCAATCAGTATAACATTACGACACCGGTTGCAATGCTATGTTATTAGAGATGCCGCTAAAAATGAGTATGAAATGGAGGAGCCTATACTTGTTTTGAATGAGGTTACAATCGACCGTGGAATATCATCATTCCTTACAAATTTGGAATGCTATTGTGACAACTCTTTTGTCACATGTGTCCAAGGTGATGGATTAATTTTATCAACAACATCAGGGAGCACTGCATATTCATTGGCAGCTGGAGGATCAATGGTTCATCCTCAG GTCCCTGGCATTCTCTTCACTCCAATTTGTCCACATTCCTTATCGTTTCGACCTCTGATATTACCTGAACATGTAACAATACGAGTTCAAGTTCCATTCAACAGCAGAAGCCCTGCTTGGGCCTCATTTGATGGTAAGGACAGGAAACAGCTGGCAGCTGGTGATGCACTTGTGTGCAGCATGGCACCATGGCCTGTGCCAACAGCATGCCAAATTGATTCTACAAACGACTTTTTGCGAAGTATCCACGATGGCCTCCACTGGAATCTTAGAAAGACCCAATCTTTTGATGGCCCTCGGGATTTATAA
- the LOC133680260 gene encoding protein TRAUCO translates to MDSLQATYREEEEEEEQKQPNNSITNHSPPTPPPPPPPTTTTTSSSSPIELEEHQNGTAPHQGDTEITPINNTKANQQPQQEDAFVSASESLSESDHPTTSNDTEKPTPKSPKIEDTEIEDDEDEEDPPPKKQKQLSSLTQKQEPPEPATTAEIENDNGASEFKKPTKITPTTTKKKKSKKKNNNNVWVTRSTRKGKKKTKPNPQNTPSEDTVLITPAPRFPDKSDDSPDLKICLSKVYKAEKVELSEDRLSAGSAKGYRMVRATRGVCEGAWYFEIKVVALGETGHTRLGWSTEKGDLQAPVGYDGNSFGYRDIDGSKVHKALREKYGEEGYKEGDVIGFYINLPEGGLYTPKPAHLVWYKGQRYVCAPDAKEDPPKIVPGSEISFFRNGVCQGVAFKDLFGGCYYPAASMYTLPNQPNCVVKFNFGPDFEFFPEDFGGRQVPKPIIDVPYHGFDNRAENGVNDEKKH, encoded by the exons ATGGATTCCCTTCAAGCCACCTAcagagaggaagaggaagaggaagaacaaAAGCAACCCAACAACAGCATCACCAACCACAGTCCTCCcacccctcctcctcctcctcctcccaccaccaccaccaccagtaGCAGCAGTCCGATTGAACTCGAAGAACACCAAAACGGCACAGCCCCACATCAAGGCGACACTGAAATAACTCCAATTAACAACACGAAAGCCAACCAACAACCTCAACAAGAGGACGCCTTTGTATCAGCCTCTGAATCTCTCTCCGAATCAGACCACCCGACAACCTCAAACGACACCGAGAAACCCACACCCAAATCTCCCAAAATTGAAGACACTGAAATTGAAgacgatgaagatgaagaagaccCACCTcctaaaaaacagaaacaactCTCCTCTTTAACACAGAAACAAGAGCCACCCGAACCAGCGACAACTGCAGAAATCGAAAACGACAATGGAGCCAGCGAGTTCAAGAAACCAACCAAAATCAccccaacaacaacaaaaaaaaagaagtcgaagaaaaagaacaacaatAATGTCTGGGTTACAAGATCCACACGCAaaggcaagaaaaaaacaaaaccaaacccgCAAAACACTCCATCAGAAGACACTGTCTTAATCACTCCAGCCCCAAGATTCCCTGACAAAAGCGACGACTCCCCAGACTTAAAAATCTGCTTATCTAAAGTATATAAAGCAGAGAAAGTCGAATTGAGCGAAGATAGATTGAGTGCAGGGAGCGCCAAGGGGTATAGAATGGTGAGAGCTACAAGAGGTGTATGTGAAGGAGCTTggtattttgaaattaaagtgGTTGCTTTAGGAGAAACCGGACACACACGACTTGGGTGGTCTACGGAGAAAGGGGACTTACAGGCACCAGTTGGATATGATGGAAATAGTTTTGGGTATAGAGATATTGATGGGAGTAAAGTGCATAAGGCATTGAGGGAGAAATATGGCGAGGAAGGGTATAAAGAGGGGGATGTTATAgggttttatattaatttgccGGAGGGGGGGTTGTATACTCCTAAACCTGCTCATTTGGTTTGGTATAAAGGGCAGAGGTATGTTTGTGCTCCTGATGCTAAGGAAGATCCTCCCAAGATTGTTCCTg GAAGTGAGATATCTTTCTTCAGAAATGGAGTATGTCAAGGTGTTGCGTTTAAGGATTTATTTGGTGGCTGTTACTACCCCGCTGCTTCAATGTACACTCTCCCTAATCAGCCAAATTGTGTGGTCAAGTTTAACTTTGGCCCTGATTTTGAATTCTTTCCAGAGGATTTTGGAGGACGCCAAGTTCCCAAGCCTATCATTGATGTTCCTTACCATGGGTTTGACAACCGTGCTGAAAATGGTGTGAACGATGAGAAGAAACATTAG
- the LOC133680368 gene encoding NAD(H) kinase 1-like isoform X1, with protein MAPSKLNSTDPHGNGDTSFSSSQPDNGSSDSLTLFHSEKAVQELLQQTPIQQTDDHLIEFSEALRTVAKALRRAAEGKASAQAEAAEWKRRFELERARNQQLEHKGNNICEMLQSWWTQTSIYNARGMIRLMLPCLVCWEVWEERNRRVSEGKSPGECNTDIDAQRVENSTNQPMQRNETNELSENCSTNGLCSHEILHDGETDSQAKAVPNRIMKKASFKLSWRCKGDISDQHKHDIVSFERGNITAAGRSSKQISLKWESDPQTVLIMTKPNSTSVRILCAEMVRWLKEHKKLNIYVEPRVMGELLSESSYFNFVHTWKDEKEVLSLHTKVDLVVTLGGDGTVLWAASMFKGPVPPIVPFSLGSLGFMTPFYSEHYRDCLDSVLRGPISITLRHRLQCYVIRDAAKNEYEMEEPILVLNEVTIDRGISSFLTNLECYCDNSFVTCVQGDGLILSTTSGSTAYSLAAGGSMVHPQVPGILFTPICPHSLSFRPLILPEHVTIRVQVPFNSRSPAWASFDGKDRKQLAAGDALVCSMAPWPVPTACQIDSTNDFLRSIHDGLHWNLRKTQSFDGPRDL; from the exons ATGGCTCCTAGCAAGCTCAATTCCACT GATCCACATGGAAATGGAGACACAAGTTTTTCGTCTTCACAGCCAGACAATGGATCTAGTGATTCACTTACGCTTTTCCATTCTGAGAAGGCAGTGCAGGAGCTTCTTCAACAGACTCCAATTCAGCAAACTGATGACCATCTTATAGAATTCTCAGAGGCTCTTAGAA CTGTTGCAAAGGCATTAAGACGAGCTGCTGAAGGAAAGGCTTCCGCTCAAGCTGAGGCTGCTGAATGGAAACGTAGATTTGAACTGGAAAGGGCTCGGAATCAGCAACTAGAGCACAAAG GCAACAATATATGTGAAATGCTTCAAAGTTGGTGGACTCAGACTTCTATATATAATGCAAGGGGAATGATAAGATTAATGCTTCCGTGTCTTGTTTGCTGGGAAGTTTGGGAAGAACGAAATAGGAGAGTTTCTGAAG GAAAGTCACCAGGGGAGTGTAATACTGATATTGATGCTCAGCGGGTGGAAAACTCGACTAATCAACCCATGCAGAGAAATGAAACAAATGAACTATCTGAAAATTGTAGTACAAATGGGCTTTGCTCTCATGAAATTCTTCATGATGGAGAGACCGACTCCCAAGCCAAAGCAGTTCCAAACAGAATTATGAAAAAG GCATCTTTCAAGCTTTCATGGCGGTGCAAAGGTGATATTAGTGATCAACACAAACATGATATTGTCTCTTTTGAAAGAGGAAATATAACAGCTGCAGGGCGCAGCAGTAAACAG ATTTCTTTGAAGTGGGAATCTGACCCACAGACTGTGCTGATTATGACCAAACCAAATTCAACCTCTGTTCGGATTCTTTGTGCAGAAATGGTCAG ATGGTTGAAAGAGCATAAAAAGTTAAACATTTATGTGGAACCACGCGTGATGGGTGAACTTCTATCAGAATCATCATACTTCAACTTTGTGCATACATGGAAAGATG AGAAGGAAGTTTTGAGTCTGCACACAAAAGTTGACCTTGTCGTGACTCTTGGTGGGGATGGCACTGTTCTTTGG GCAGCATCAATGTTCAAAGGACCAGTTCCCCCAATTGTGCCATTTTCTTTGGGGTCTCTTGGCTTTATGACACCATTCT ATAGTGAACATTACCGAGATTGCCTTGATTCAGTCCTTAGGGGTCCAATCAGTATAACATTACGACACCGGTTGCAATGCTATGTTATTAGAGATGCCGCTAAAAATGAGTATGAAATGGAGGAGCCTATACTTGTTTTGAATGAGGTTACAATCGACCGTGGAATATCATCATTCCTTACAAATTTGGAATGCTATTGTGACAACTCTTTTGTCACATGTGTCCAAGGTGATGGATTAATTTTATCAACAACATCAGGGAGCACTGCATATTCATTGGCAGCTGGAGGATCAATGGTTCATCCTCAG GTCCCTGGCATTCTCTTCACTCCAATTTGTCCACATTCCTTATCGTTTCGACCTCTGATATTACCTGAACATGTAACAATACGAGTTCAAGTTCCATTCAACAGCAGAAGCCCTGCTTGGGCCTCATTTGATGGTAAGGACAGGAAACAGCTGGCAGCTGGTGATGCACTTGTGTGCAGCATGGCACCATGGCCTGTGCCAACAGCATGCCAAATTGATTCTACAAACGACTTTTTGCGAAGTATCCACGATGGCCTCCACTGGAATCTTAGAAAGACCCAATCTTTTGATGGCCCTCGGGATTTATAA
- the LOC133680553 gene encoding uncharacterized protein LOC133680553 codes for MTPSNATNLHPSILQEFRVLPLGILCKSIAISGLVLLLFYAFLSNNPENQSSDSFNLPFQLKWPTASSSSNVNNTMDSPTNISHIGFIVIGSLNSWKNRKSYIESWWRPNVTRGYVFLDKEPTEEFLPWPSTSPPFQVNEDITKLRVYPKIANPLQVRMFHSLLDMYRVGDKGLRWLIMCDDDSIFFVDNLVEVLGKYDHNKYQYIGGISECVKSNADFSFDMGFGGAGYAVSYPFAQAISTKLEDCIERYPYLWVSDHMAQSCFADLGIALTIEKGIHQIDLRGDISGFLSYLPQSPLLTLHHLDIVDPIFPSMDRYEALRHLMKAAKVDQSRVAQQTICYQRESNWSLSVSWGYSTHIYENIIPRSILRKPIETFRPFSKNTRPPLYMFNTRWQINNPCEAPHVFFFESIEHNPENDQVLTTYVRAAQRNLPPCSASGNHSADSISKIRVLSQATTRKTAGVIECCDVDYKAETNITDIKIRSCLKDEVIA; via the exons ATGACACCATCAAACGCCACCAACTTGCACCCATCAATTCTCCAAGAGTTTCGAGTCTTGCCTCTTGGAATTCTATGCAAATCCATAGCTATTTCAGGCCTAGTGCTTCTTTTGTTCTATGCATTCTTGTCAAACAACCCTGAGAACCAATCTTCTGATTCATTCAACCTGCCCTTTCAACTCAAATGGCCTACAGCTTCATCTTCAAGTAACGTTAACAACACTATGGACTCTCCAACTAATATTAGCCACATTGGATTTATAGTGATTGGTTCTTTGAATTCATGGAAGAATAGAAAATCATACATTGAGTCATGGTGGCGGCCGAATGTTACTAGAGGATACGTCTTCTTAGACAAAGAACCCACCGAAGAATTTCTACCCTGGCCTTCAACTTCTCCTCCTTTTCAAGTCAACGAGGACATCACCAAATTAAGAGTGTACCCTAAAATCGCAAACCCTCTTCAAGTTCGAATGTTTCATTCGCTTTTAGATATGTATAGAGTGGGAGATAAGGGTTTGAGATGGTTAATAATGTGTGATGATGACTCTATATTTTTCGTCGATAATTTGGTAGAAGTTCTAGGGAAATACGATCATAATAAGTATCAGTACATTGGAGGTATTTCAGAATGTGTCAAGTCAAATGCTGATTTCTCTTTTGATATGGGATTTGGTGGAGCTGGCTATGCTGTGAGTTATCCATTTGCACAAGCAATATCAACCAAATTAGAAGATTGTATTGAAAGATACCCTTATTTGTGGGTTAGTGATCATATGGCGCAATCTTGTTTTGCTGATCTTGGAATTGCTTTAACAATTGAGAAGGGGATTCACCAG ATTGATCTACGTGGTGATATATCAGGCTTTCTATCATATCTCCCGCAATCTCCACTCCTCACTCTCCACCATTTGGATATCGTAGATCCAATATTTCCCTCCATGGACAGGTATGAAGCTTTAAGGCACCTCATGAAAGCTGCAAAGGTTGATCAATCTCGCGTTGCACAGCAAACCATCTGCTACCAAAGAGAAAGCAACTGGTCTTTGTCTGTGTCATGGGGCTATTCTACTCACATATATGAGAACATAATACCTCGAAGCATTCTACGCAAACCCATCGAAACGTTTAGGCCTTTCTCTAAGAACACTCGCCCTCCATTATACATGTTCAACACACGGTGGCAGATTAACAATCCATGCGAAGCTCCTCATGTATTTTTCTTCGAGTCCATAGAGCATAATCCAGAGAACGACCAAGTTCTTACAACCTATGTTCGAGCAGCACAACGGAACTTGCCACCTTGCTCAGCTTCTGGAAACCATTCCGCTGATTCCATCTCCAAAATTCGGGTACTTTCTCAAGCAACAACACGCAAAACG GCCGGGGTAATAGAGTGCTGTGATGTTGATTACAAGGCGGAGACGAATATTACAGACATCAAAATAAGGTCGTGTTTGAAAGATGAAGTCATTGCCTGA
- the LOC133680368 gene encoding NAD(H) kinase 1-like isoform X2, whose product MAPSKLNSTDPHGNGDTSFSSSQPDNGSSDSLTLFHSEKAVQELLQQTPIQQTDDHLIEFSEALRTVAKALRRAAEGKASAQAEAAEWKRRFELERARNQQLEHKGKSPGECNTDIDAQRVENSTNQPMQRNETNELSENCSTNGLCSHEILHDGETDSQAKAVPNRIMKKASFKLSWRCKGDISDQHKHDIVSFERGNITAAGRSSKQISLKWESDPQTVLIMTKPNSTSVRILCAEMVRWLKEHKKLNIYVEPRVMGELLSESSYFNFVHTWKDEKEVLSLHTKVDLVVTLGGDGTVLWAASMFKGPVPPIVPFSLGSLGFMTPFYSEHYRDCLDSVLRGPISITLRHRLQCYVIRDAAKNEYEMEEPILVLNEVTIDRGISSFLTNLECYCDNSFVTCVQGDGLILSTTSGSTAYSLAAGGSMVHPQVPGILFTPICPHSLSFRPLILPEHVTIRVQVPFNSRSPAWASFDGKDRKQLAAGDALVCSMAPWPVPTACQIDSTNDFLRSIHDGLHWNLRKTQSFDGPRDL is encoded by the exons ATGGCTCCTAGCAAGCTCAATTCCACT GATCCACATGGAAATGGAGACACAAGTTTTTCGTCTTCACAGCCAGACAATGGATCTAGTGATTCACTTACGCTTTTCCATTCTGAGAAGGCAGTGCAGGAGCTTCTTCAACAGACTCCAATTCAGCAAACTGATGACCATCTTATAGAATTCTCAGAGGCTCTTAGAA CTGTTGCAAAGGCATTAAGACGAGCTGCTGAAGGAAAGGCTTCCGCTCAAGCTGAGGCTGCTGAATGGAAACGTAGATTTGAACTGGAAAGGGCTCGGAATCAGCAACTAGAGCACAAAG GAAAGTCACCAGGGGAGTGTAATACTGATATTGATGCTCAGCGGGTGGAAAACTCGACTAATCAACCCATGCAGAGAAATGAAACAAATGAACTATCTGAAAATTGTAGTACAAATGGGCTTTGCTCTCATGAAATTCTTCATGATGGAGAGACCGACTCCCAAGCCAAAGCAGTTCCAAACAGAATTATGAAAAAG GCATCTTTCAAGCTTTCATGGCGGTGCAAAGGTGATATTAGTGATCAACACAAACATGATATTGTCTCTTTTGAAAGAGGAAATATAACAGCTGCAGGGCGCAGCAGTAAACAG ATTTCTTTGAAGTGGGAATCTGACCCACAGACTGTGCTGATTATGACCAAACCAAATTCAACCTCTGTTCGGATTCTTTGTGCAGAAATGGTCAG ATGGTTGAAAGAGCATAAAAAGTTAAACATTTATGTGGAACCACGCGTGATGGGTGAACTTCTATCAGAATCATCATACTTCAACTTTGTGCATACATGGAAAGATG AGAAGGAAGTTTTGAGTCTGCACACAAAAGTTGACCTTGTCGTGACTCTTGGTGGGGATGGCACTGTTCTTTGG GCAGCATCAATGTTCAAAGGACCAGTTCCCCCAATTGTGCCATTTTCTTTGGGGTCTCTTGGCTTTATGACACCATTCT ATAGTGAACATTACCGAGATTGCCTTGATTCAGTCCTTAGGGGTCCAATCAGTATAACATTACGACACCGGTTGCAATGCTATGTTATTAGAGATGCCGCTAAAAATGAGTATGAAATGGAGGAGCCTATACTTGTTTTGAATGAGGTTACAATCGACCGTGGAATATCATCATTCCTTACAAATTTGGAATGCTATTGTGACAACTCTTTTGTCACATGTGTCCAAGGTGATGGATTAATTTTATCAACAACATCAGGGAGCACTGCATATTCATTGGCAGCTGGAGGATCAATGGTTCATCCTCAG GTCCCTGGCATTCTCTTCACTCCAATTTGTCCACATTCCTTATCGTTTCGACCTCTGATATTACCTGAACATGTAACAATACGAGTTCAAGTTCCATTCAACAGCAGAAGCCCTGCTTGGGCCTCATTTGATGGTAAGGACAGGAAACAGCTGGCAGCTGGTGATGCACTTGTGTGCAGCATGGCACCATGGCCTGTGCCAACAGCATGCCAAATTGATTCTACAAACGACTTTTTGCGAAGTATCCACGATGGCCTCCACTGGAATCTTAGAAAGACCCAATCTTTTGATGGCCCTCGGGATTTATAA